Proteins encoded by one window of Cannabis sativa cultivar Pink pepper isolate KNU-18-1 chromosome 4, ASM2916894v1, whole genome shotgun sequence:
- the LOC115714978 gene encoding uncharacterized protein LOC115714978 yields the protein MLIYLFIYFKKRIMKPPVGVSGTLLTDPKSRSRLCSLVLLASLLCGAYFIGNAFIEKQYKERLAQWKFSYGLQNNRPDCRDHCFPLETVALPKGIIAKTSNLQMQPLWGSTINSKGSKSSLSLLAIAVGINQKEVVNNIVKKFPSSDFVVMLFHYDGFMDEWRDLSWSDQAIHVSAVNQTKWWFAKRFLHPDIVAEYRYIFLWDEDLGVENFNPKRYLSIVQNEGLEISQPALDTVKSAVYHPITARQRGKVHRRYYKFKGSGRCDDESSSPPCVGWVEMMAPVFSQAAWRCVWHMIQNDLIHAWGLDIQLGYCSQGDRLKKVGVVDAEYVVHLALPTLGVSNAHKAASGLEKVDNRGKVRMQSSVEMKIFKDRWDNAVKDDSCWVDPYQLSVNRTSP from the exons atgcttatttatttatttatttattttaagaagAGAATAATGAAGCCTCCAGTTGGTGTCTCT GGTACTTTACTCACGGATCCAAAAAGTCGGTCACGCTTGTGCAGTCTTGTCCTTTTAGCTTCTTTGCTTTGCGGTGCTTACTTTATTGGCAATGCTTTCATTGAAAAGCAATACAAAGAA AGATTGGCACAGTGGAAATTTAGTTATGGATTGCAGAATAATAGACCGGATTGTCGG GATCACTGTTTTCCTTTGGAAACTGTTGCACTACCGAAAGGAATTATTGCCAAAACTTCAAACTTGCAAATGCAACCCTTGTGGGGCTCTACTATAAACAGT AAAGGCTCAAAATCTTCATTGAGCTTGCTGGCCATTGCTGTTGGAATTAATCAGAAAGAAGTAGTGAACAACATTGTTAAAAAG TTTCCTTCCAGTGATTTTGTGGTGATGCTTTTTCACTATGATGGTTTCATGGACGAGTGGAGGGACTTATCATGGAGTGATCAAGCGATACATGTGTCTGCAGTGAATCAGACAAAATG GTGGTTTGCCAAACGTTTCTTACACCCAGATATAGTTGCTgagtatagatatatatttctCTGGGATGAGGACCTTGGGGTAGagaattttaacccaaaacg ATATTTATCTATTGTTCAAAATGAAGGACTCGAAATATCACAGCCAGCACTTGATACTGTTAAGTCAGCGGTGTATCATCCAATTACTGCCCGACAGAGGGGAAAAGTGCACAG AAGGTACTATAAATTTAAAGGCAGTGGAAGGTGTGATGACGAAAGCTCTTCTCCTCCATGTGTTGG TTGGGTCGAAATGATGGCACCTGTTTTTTCTCAGGCAGCTTGGCGATGTGTATGGCATATGATACAG AATGATTTGATCCATGCATGGGGCCTTGACATCCAGCTAGGTTATTGTTCACAG GGTGATCGATTGAAGAAAGTTGGTGTGGTTGATGCTGAATATGTGGTTCATCTCGCCCTTCCAACACTCGGTGTATCAAATGCCCATAAG GCTGCATCTGGCTTGGAAAAGGTTGATAACAGAGgcaag GTCAGGATGCAATCTTCTGTTGAAATGAAGATCTTTAAGGACAGATGGGACAATGCGGTTAAGGATGATAGTTGTTGGGTCGATCCGTATCAGTTGTCAGTAAATCGAACTAGcccttaa